In Rahnella aquatilis CIP 78.65 = ATCC 33071, one DNA window encodes the following:
- the dsbB gene encoding disulfide bond formation protein DsbB, with the protein MLQYLNRCSQGRGAWLLMALTALALELVALYFQHVMLLKPCVMCIYERCALMGILLAGLVGAIAPSTWLRYAGILIWIYSAYEGIRLSWEHTMIQLHPSPFATCDFAARFPTWLPLDKWFPWMFIASGDCAEKQWEFLSLGMPQWLVVIFSVFMVIAVLVLLAQFVKPKRRDLFGR; encoded by the coding sequence ATGTTGCAATATCTTAACCGCTGTTCACAAGGCCGCGGTGCATGGCTTCTGATGGCTCTGACTGCGCTGGCACTTGAGCTGGTTGCCTTGTATTTCCAACACGTGATGTTACTTAAGCCCTGTGTCATGTGTATTTATGAACGTTGTGCCCTGATGGGTATTCTGCTGGCTGGCCTCGTCGGTGCTATCGCGCCTTCCACGTGGTTACGCTATGCCGGGATCCTTATCTGGATCTACAGTGCTTACGAAGGCATCCGTCTGTCGTGGGAACACACCATGATTCAGTTGCATCCTTCTCCGTTTGCCACCTGTGATTTTGCCGCGCGTTTCCCAACCTGGTTGCCACTGGACAAGTGGTTCCCGTGGATGTTTATCGCCAGCGGTGATTGTGCAGAAAAACAATGGGAATTCCTGTCACTGGGTATGCCGCAGTGGCTGGTGGTGATTTTCAGCGTGTTTATGGTGATTGCTGTTCTGGTGCTGCTGGCTCAGTTCGTCAAACCAAAACGCCGCGATTTATTTGGTCGTTAA
- the iraP gene encoding anti-adapter protein IraP, with protein sequence MKNIILSMVAKISRMEADSKQLTAQVEAQSLLLSAIFLTVGKNGGPQEIIESVNKAINSALDSADEVLKSDAKILFEQFQALIELTRLIDKEDPELDAEALSAMNSVRPDSEI encoded by the coding sequence ATGAAAAATATCATCTTAAGTATGGTCGCAAAAATCTCCCGGATGGAAGCTGATTCCAAGCAACTTACCGCGCAGGTTGAGGCTCAGTCCCTTTTGCTGAGTGCTATATTTTTAACTGTCGGTAAAAATGGCGGCCCCCAGGAAATTATCGAAAGCGTGAACAAAGCCATCAACTCAGCGCTCGACTCTGCTGATGAGGTGCTTAAATCAGACGCTAAGATTTTGTTCGAGCAATTCCAGGCACTCATTGAACTCACCCGGTTGATTGATAAAGAAGATCCGGAGCTGGATGCCGAAGCACTCAGTGCGATGAACAGTGTCAGACCCGATTCTGAAATCTAG
- a CDS encoding YcgL domain-containing protein, protein MLCVIYRSTKRDQTYLYVEKKDDFSRVPEELLKGFGVPQFSMMLNLANREKLATADIAKVRQSLEEQGYYLQVPPPVESLLNIHLNDASK, encoded by the coding sequence ATGCTTTGTGTGATCTATAGAAGTACTAAACGAGACCAGACTTATCTGTATGTCGAAAAAAAAGACGATTTTTCCCGTGTGCCTGAAGAATTACTCAAAGGTTTTGGCGTGCCTCAGTTCTCAATGATGCTAAACCTGGCAAACCGTGAAAAACTTGCCACGGCAGATATTGCTAAAGTGCGTCAGTCGCTGGAAGAACAGGGTTATTATCTGCAGGTTCCACCGCCGGTAGAAAGTTTATTGAATATTCATCTGAACGACGCCAGCAAATAA
- a CDS encoding AI-2E family transporter: MFIKGFSKGFFIAILFIVTLAFFDVLRPYYSSVLWAIILAVIFNPLKNRLKQVVGDRNGLVSLLTVLIICLIVFTPLAIITSSLALEFNAVYTKLQGNQTQLPVILADFIRHLPRWARHFLSDNDLDSTAEIQKKLSDVALQGSQYLAGSVFVIGKSTFGFVVGFGIMLYILFFLIKDGAYLVNMTLATLPLSRYVKHHLFMKFAAVSRATVKGTVVVAIVQGALGGIAFYIAGLDGSLLWGALMAFLSIIPAVGSAIIWVPAAIYFFASGMLWQGIFIVAFFVVVIGIVDNVLRPLLVGKDTKMPDYLILITTLGGMEVYGINGFVIGPLIAALFIACWNILSGRDHQNNTDEIDEDFIEEGKNHPDA; encoded by the coding sequence ATGTTCATTAAGGGATTTTCCAAAGGCTTTTTCATCGCGATTCTTTTTATCGTCACTTTGGCTTTTTTCGATGTATTAAGGCCTTACTACTCTTCCGTACTATGGGCAATTATTCTCGCTGTCATTTTCAATCCGTTAAAGAACCGGCTGAAACAGGTTGTCGGTGATCGTAACGGCCTGGTCTCTCTGCTGACCGTTTTGATTATTTGTCTGATTGTCTTCACCCCTCTGGCTATTATAACCTCGTCGCTGGCGCTTGAATTCAATGCGGTTTACACCAAACTGCAGGGAAATCAGACACAGTTACCCGTGATCCTCGCGGATTTCATCCGTCATTTACCACGATGGGCACGGCACTTCCTGTCAGACAATGATCTCGACAGCACCGCGGAGATCCAGAAAAAACTTTCTGATGTTGCACTGCAAGGCAGTCAGTACCTGGCTGGCAGCGTTTTCGTGATAGGTAAGAGCACATTCGGCTTTGTCGTGGGTTTCGGCATCATGCTGTATATCCTGTTCTTCCTGATCAAGGATGGCGCTTATCTGGTCAATATGACACTCGCCACCTTGCCATTGTCACGGTATGTAAAGCATCACCTGTTTATGAAGTTTGCAGCCGTTTCGCGGGCAACAGTAAAAGGTACCGTTGTGGTGGCGATTGTTCAGGGCGCGCTGGGCGGTATTGCATTTTACATCGCCGGTCTGGACGGAAGCCTGCTTTGGGGCGCACTGATGGCGTTCCTGTCGATCATTCCGGCAGTAGGTTCAGCCATTATCTGGGTGCCAGCCGCCATCTATTTCTTCGCGTCCGGGATGCTATGGCAGGGGATCTTCATTGTGGCCTTCTTTGTGGTGGTGATTGGCATCGTGGATAACGTTTTACGCCCGCTGCTGGTCGGCAAAGACACCAAAATGCCGGATTATCTTATCCTGATCACCACGCTTGGTGGCATGGAAGTGTATGGCATCAATGGCTTCGTGATTGGTCCGCTGATTGCAGCATTATTCATCGCCTGCTGGAACATTCTTTCTGGCCGGGATCATCAGAACAATACCGATGAGATTGATGAAGACTTTATCGAAGAAGGGAAAAACCACCCGGATGCCTGA
- a CDS encoding lytic murein transglycosylase, producing MKLSALAVLTPLIILSGCAAQKATSGQTTTPSATATAPTAAAPAAPSGKTSLAEQGRDPAEFPAYIEKLKAQALSQGISQQTVDSTFANIHFVDRVINSDRNQLEKKITLDDYLTRVLPEWKIKQGQEQLQSNLPALTKASDRYGVQPQYIVALWAMESSFGKIQGKEDVFSALATLAFEGRREAFFTKEFMSALKIVDSGHATSDMMKGSWAGAMGQSQFMPSSYLTYGADGNGDGKIDIWKNTDDVFASTANYLAKEGWKGDQGWGQEVKLPANFDGALAGLKNNQMHPASYWQQRGVTQVDGSPLTSTATRAWIITPDDTQGRAFLVYDNFRTIMHWNRSTYFALSIGMMADGITGVQAPVVSGDSAPATTPAPSAPLAPAPHNPFSG from the coding sequence ATGAAATTGTCGGCACTGGCCGTGTTAACACCGCTGATTATCCTTAGCGGTTGTGCAGCGCAGAAAGCGACTTCAGGGCAAACAACCACGCCGTCCGCGACGGCCACCGCGCCAACCGCTGCCGCACCGGCAGCGCCTTCTGGTAAAACCTCTCTGGCTGAACAGGGGCGGGACCCGGCTGAATTCCCGGCTTATATCGAAAAACTTAAAGCACAGGCGCTCTCACAAGGGATCAGCCAGCAGACTGTCGACAGCACCTTCGCTAACATTCATTTTGTTGATCGCGTAATCAATTCAGACCGCAATCAGCTCGAAAAGAAAATTACTCTCGATGATTATCTGACCCGCGTTCTGCCTGAATGGAAGATCAAACAGGGGCAGGAACAGCTGCAGAGTAATTTGCCTGCGCTGACCAAAGCCAGTGACCGTTATGGCGTCCAGCCGCAGTACATTGTGGCGTTATGGGCGATGGAAAGCAGCTTTGGGAAAATACAGGGCAAAGAAGATGTGTTTTCCGCGCTGGCCACGCTGGCATTCGAAGGGCGTCGTGAAGCGTTCTTCACTAAAGAATTTATGTCCGCACTTAAAATTGTCGATTCAGGGCATGCCACCAGCGACATGATGAAAGGTTCCTGGGCAGGAGCGATGGGGCAGTCGCAGTTTATGCCAAGCTCTTACCTGACTTACGGCGCTGACGGCAACGGCGACGGCAAAATAGACATCTGGAAAAACACCGATGATGTTTTTGCCTCCACGGCCAATTATCTGGCGAAAGAAGGCTGGAAAGGCGATCAGGGCTGGGGCCAGGAAGTGAAATTACCGGCTAACTTTGATGGTGCTCTGGCGGGGCTGAAAAACAACCAGATGCATCCGGCCAGTTACTGGCAGCAGCGCGGCGTGACGCAGGTTGACGGCAGCCCGCTGACGTCCACAGCCACCCGTGCGTGGATTATCACACCGGATGACACTCAGGGGCGCGCGTTCCTGGTTTACGATAACTTCCGTACGATCATGCACTGGAACCGTTCAACCTATTTCGCGCTGAGTATAGGCATGATGGCGGATGGTATAACGGGCGTACAGGCCCCGGTGGTTTCCGGCGATTCTGCACCGGCTACAACCCCGGCGCCTTCTGCACCGTTAGCACCGGCACCGCATAACCCGTTCAGCGGCTGA
- a CDS encoding fumarylacetoacetate hydrolase family protein encodes MYQHRDWHGALLDFPVNKVVCVGSNYADHIKEMGGQKAAEPVLFIKPETALCDFRQPIALPKDLGSVHHEVELAVLIGTPLKQATEDRVANAIAGYGLALDLTLRDLQSAFKQAGQPWEKAKGFDGSCPMSGFIPVSEFGDAQQAELRLEINGEVRQSGNTRDMLTPLLPLIAYMSRFFTLRAGDIILTGTPHGVGPLNAGDEIVATLNGKQVNSRVI; translated from the coding sequence ATGTACCAACACAGAGACTGGCACGGCGCATTACTGGATTTTCCGGTTAACAAAGTCGTGTGTGTCGGCAGTAACTACGCGGATCATATTAAAGAGATGGGCGGGCAGAAAGCGGCGGAACCGGTGTTATTTATCAAACCGGAAACCGCCTTGTGCGATTTTCGCCAGCCCATAGCCCTGCCGAAGGATCTGGGTTCGGTACATCATGAAGTCGAACTGGCTGTGCTTATCGGTACACCGCTAAAACAGGCGACGGAAGATCGCGTCGCTAATGCTATCGCCGGTTACGGGCTGGCGCTTGACCTGACGCTGCGGGATTTGCAGTCAGCGTTCAAACAAGCCGGACAACCCTGGGAAAAAGCCAAAGGGTTTGACGGTTCCTGCCCGATGAGCGGATTTATTCCGGTGAGTGAATTTGGTGATGCACAGCAGGCCGAACTACGGTTAGAGATCAATGGAGAAGTGCGTCAGAGCGGGAATACCCGCGATATGCTGACGCCGCTTCTGCCGCTGATAGCCTACATGAGCCGCTTCTTTACGCTGCGTGCGGGCGACATCATTCTGACCGGTACACCACACGGCGTCGGCCCGTTAAATGCGGGTGATGAAATTGTGGCTACACTGAATGGTAAACAGGTTAACTCCCGCGTCATCTGA
- a CDS encoding YcgN family cysteine cluster protein has protein sequence MTEPAFWQQKTLSEMTDEEWEALCDGCGQCCLHKLIDEDTDEIYFTNVACNQLNIKSCQCRNYERRFTLEEDCIKLTRENLTTFDWLPPTCAYRLIGEGRPLLPWHPLLNKASKSAMHTAQISVRYIAVREDDVEDWQDHILNKPSWAR, from the coding sequence ATGACTGAACCCGCTTTTTGGCAGCAAAAAACGCTGTCTGAAATGACCGACGAAGAATGGGAAGCATTGTGCGACGGCTGCGGACAATGCTGTCTGCATAAGCTGATCGACGAAGACACCGATGAAATCTACTTCACCAATGTTGCCTGTAATCAGCTCAACATCAAATCTTGCCAGTGCCGTAACTACGAACGTCGTTTCACGCTGGAAGAAGATTGCATCAAACTGACCCGCGAAAATCTGACAACCTTCGACTGGCTGCCGCCAACCTGTGCCTATCGCCTGATCGGCGAAGGACGTCCGTTGCTGCCGTGGCATCCGCTGCTGAACAAAGCATCGAAATCGGCCATGCATACGGCGCAGATCTCCGTACGCTACATTGCTGTGCGCGAAGATGATGTTGAAGACTGGCAGGATCATATTTTGAATAAACCGAGCTGGGCGAGATAA